Proteins encoded by one window of Streptomyces clavuligerus:
- a CDS encoding DUF3046 domain-containing protein — protein MRLTIFWERMAEHFGPAYADSFARDHVMSELGGRTVYEALDAGWETKDVWRAVCAAAGIPAERR, from the coding sequence ATGCGGTTGACGATTTTCTGGGAACGGATGGCGGAGCACTTCGGACCCGCGTACGCCGATTCCTTCGCCCGGGATCACGTGATGTCCGAACTGGGTGGCCGAACGGTGTACGAGGCGCTGGACGCCGGCTGGGAGACCAAGGACGTCTGGCGGGCGGTCTGCGCCGCGGCCGGGATTCCGGCGGAGCGGCGGTGA
- a CDS encoding AzlD domain-containing protein, with amino-acid sequence MSIWIAIAATALGCYLLKLAGLLVPADTLERPVVQRLAALVPVALLAALTAQQTFADGSTLVLDARAAGVAAAAIALVLRAPFLVVVAAAVAVTAGVRALGG; translated from the coding sequence ATGAGCATCTGGATCGCGATCGCGGCGACCGCCCTCGGCTGCTACCTCCTCAAGCTGGCCGGTCTGCTCGTACCGGCCGACACTCTCGAACGCCCCGTGGTCCAGCGGCTGGCCGCACTGGTCCCGGTCGCCCTGCTGGCGGCACTCACCGCGCAGCAGACCTTCGCCGACGGCAGCACCCTGGTGCTCGACGCCCGCGCCGCCGGGGTCGCCGCCGCCGCGATCGCCCTGGTGCTGCGCGCGCCCTTCCTGGTCGTGGTCGCGGCGGCCGTCGCGGTGACGGCGGGCGTACGCGCCCTCGGCGGCTGA